Part of the Terriglobales bacterium genome, GAAATCGCTGGTGTCGCGCGCGGAAATCTACGATCCGGAAAGCGGCCAGCCGCGCCATCCGCTGCTCGCCGAGCGTCCGGAAAAGAACAGCCTGGTGATCGTGGTGACCGCCGATCGCGGACTGGCGGGCGCGTTCAACGCCAACATCATCAAAGCCGCGATGCGCTTCCTGGCAGCCGGCGGAGAGAAAAATGTCGACATCGAAGCCGTCGGCCGCAAGGGGCGCGACTTCCTGCGCCGCCGCTACCCAACCGCCACTGCGGAACAGGCAGAGCGCGCCGGCAGAGTGCAAATTGTCGCGGAGCACATCGGCGTGCTCGGGAAGCTGAGTTTCGAGTACGTACGCGATCTTGCCGAGAGCGTGATTGACCGCTACACGAAACAGGAAATTGACGCAGTTTACGTGATCTACAACGAGTTCAAGTCGGTAATCGCGCAGCGGCTGGTGGTCGAGAAGGTGCTGCCGATCGGCGAGATCGGGCAGCAGGCGGTTGCGCAAGCGGAAGAGGCAAGCAAGGAAG contains:
- the atpG gene encoding ATP synthase F1 subunit gamma is translated as MANILDIRRRIRSVRNTRQITKAMKMISAARLRRAQDRALSARPYAQMLTNVLKSLVSRAEIYDPESGQPRHPLLAERPEKNSLVIVVTADRGLAGAFNANIIKAAMRFLAAGGEKNVDIEAVGRKGRDFLRRRYPTATAEQAERAGRVQIVAEHIGVLGKLSFEYVRDLAESVIDRYTKQEIDAVYVIYNEFKSVIAQRLVVEKVLPIGEIGQQAVAQAEEASKEEREARAEAARSAGVSIGEADTSEMDRRAAAFATAQVDYIYEQPPEELFRDLLPKYVAVQIWRAMLESTAAEHAARMTAMDSASSNADEMIDKLTLAMNRARQAKITKEIIEIVSGAAAQ